DNA from Denticeps clupeoides chromosome 7, fDenClu1.1, whole genome shotgun sequence:
AAGATATTTGGTTTGGGAATCCTTAATGGGTCTTTAAGTGTGTCACAAAAGTCTGATAGCTCATGATACTGAATGAACTGTGAAGCAACTGGATCAAACTTCTCCCAGGTCTCATAGAACATCTCAAAGTCATCCTCACACAGTGGGTCTCCACTTTCCTCTGTGGCCACATTAAAGTTTTCTAGGATGATGGCAATGTACATGTTTACCACAACCAGGAATGACATAACAATGTAACTGCAGAAGAAGACAATTCCAACCGCAGGACTGCCACAGTTTCCCAGAACATCTGAACCAGGGTTCTCTAGGTCAGGGTCACAGTCCGGCGGGCCACTATTGAGAATGGGAGACAGCAGCCCATCCCACCCTGCAGAGGTGGTGATCATGAAGAGGCAAATGATGCTGTTTCCAAAAGTCTCAAAGTTGAACATGTCGTCGATCATGCCATCTTTTTTCACGTAAGCAAAATTGGACATGCCAAAAATAGAGAAGATGAACATGATGAGAAAGAGAAGCAGGCCAATGTTGAAGAGggcaggaagtgacatcatgaGCGCAAACAGCAGGGTCCGGATTCCCTTTGCTCCACGAATGAGACGAAGTACACGTCCAATTCTGGCAAGTCTGATCACACGGAAAAGGGTGGGCGAGACAAAGTATTTCTCGATGATATCTGCCAGCATGATACCTtaaaatcacatacacacaagaaaACGTGTCAGCTCTTTTTCAATGACAAAATTACAAATGTCATATAACATATTGATATCATTCACTTACCTGCTATGGAAAGAAAGACaacaataaaatcaaaaatGTTCCACCCAACAGCGAAAAAGTGGTGTCTCAGTGCAATCATCTTAAGAAAGCACTCAGATGTGAAGATCACAATGAAAACAAGATTGACAAGATACAAGATCTCCTCCTTCTCAGGGCTTTGCTCGTCAGTCTCCACCATCATTGTGACCATATTGAGACAGATCAGAATCATGATGAAGATGTCAAAGAACTGCTTTGTGACCAAGTCAAAGCACAGCGCTGCAAATTTGTTCTGTGTTATGAGGAACATATGAACAAAGAGAACAAGATAAGGACTCATATGATGAATTGCTTGAAATATGACTATTGACATATAGACATCCAGAATACATTAGCATATATTTACGAACCGTTGGCCTTGGAACTGGTTTTTGAGGTTTCTTGGACCCGAGCTTCTTCATGGCATTGTAGTATTTTTTCTGCTCCTCTGTCATGAAGATGTCCTTGTCTCCCaggtaaaatgaaataaataatcattattttaagtGTGACAGAGCTCACAGGCCTTATGAGGAGGATGGTGGAATTTAACGTTGTAATATCAGATACTTATCTTTGATTTTTGCTGGTTGAAATTATCAATAATGACACCAATGAAAAGGTTCAGCGTAAAGAAAGACccaaaaattataaaaatgacaaaatagaGATACATGTAGAGGTTTGCTTCATACACAGGTTGTTCATTGATCTGTGGAAGAGTATAAAGTCATTATTGTCACAATCTTTTGATACAAGTATTTGTTTGAATCAAACTGGTAAATTAAAGTACATCACGTGAGTCCACAGCACCGTACATGATGTCCATCCACCCTTTAAATGTTGCCTGAAAGTAAGTATTACGAGATTTAAATATCACAAGCAATGACATTGTGATATGATTATGTTATACATAACTTAGACTTCCTCAATAGAATTGCCATATTTTCCTTACCACTTGAAGTAGTGACAAATATCCCATTCCCACATTGTCATAGGTGACCTTGAGGTTGACCCATCGGACATCCAACCCAGCTTCCATGAGCTCTAAGCACTCTGTTTTATTGTTCACCTCTTCTGCAGCTAATAACTCGTCAGAGGTGGAGTTCACACAGCGGTAGAACTTTCCAGCAAATAAGTTGACCCCCATGATGCTGAAGATGAGCCAGAAAATAAGGCAGACCAGGAGCACATTGAAGATAGAGGGAATAGCTCCCACCAGGGCGTTCACCACGACCTGCACCAATCAGATATTTCTATTGTAAAACCATGAAATTGAAAAAACCTTGAAACTGTGAATACCAAACATTTGGAGGAATGACAGATGATAAAACTGAACAGAAAGAACATGAAGCAGTGGCCTTTTAAAGCCCaccacaaacaaaaagaaagcaaTTCATAAAGCCACCCATCTCGTTACCGTGTTGGGTTGCAACAAAGCCTGTTGACACAAAGATGGAGTGAAGAACAGTTTATTCGCCTGCATTTAACCACTTACTCGCATTCCTTCAAATCTGGACAGGGCTCGCAGAGGCCTCAGGGCCCTCAGAGTTCTAAGGGACTTGATGGCTCCCAGCTCAGAGTAGCCCAGGATATTTGCAGTCAGGCTTATTAGAGAGACCTGCAGTACAGTACAAATGATTTTGGAAAAACTGAAAGTCTTCTAGGTGGCCTCTATCACCTTACAAGACTTACATCAACAATGAGGAAGTCCAACCAGCACCAAGCATTCGTGAAGTATGTCTTGAAGCCATAGGCAACCCATTTGAGCAGCatttcaaaaataaacacataggTGAAGACTTGATCAGCATACTCGAGGATGATTTTGATGACCCTCCTTTGTTCAATGTATATATCCTCAAAGGCCTGTGAAACAGATGTATTATTAATGCACAAGACTGTCCTGAATCTCAGCTGTGGAAATACAAACACATCCTGATGCCATTGTGATCCCTTAATCAGCTTACCAGAGCACCACTACTAAGCAGGATCatgaaaatgataaatgtcTCAAAGTAGTTGTGCTCCACAATGGCATAGCAAGTGCGGCGAAATATCCACCAGGATTTGCCTTTTCCCTGGGTTACATCAATATCCAGGCAAGGACAGCGGCGGATGCACTCTAAATGTGAGGGAAATACCGGAAATTAACATTGACAGTAAGTTCAGAAAACATTCAGAGACATATTGCATATACCACATATGTTCCACAAAGCAAAATGAACATAAATCAATTGAACataatgaacacaaatgaacatAAATCAATGGAAATTGTTCCATTACTGGGTCTCTATTCttggaaaacatttacatttttacaaaactgaccaatctggcaacacttagAATAAGGTTCTTAGAAAGAATCGACTCTAAAACAGTAGAATTTTGTATTGAGAGCAATATTTCAAATGATATTTGTGACCTTCCTATAAGATTACAGACACTATGCTGTATtcgtttacattacatttacagcatttatcagacaaccttatccagagcgacctacaatcagtagttacagggacagtcccctctggagcaacttagggtttaagtgtcttgcttagggacacagtggtagtaagtgggatttgaacctgggtcttctggttcataggcgagtgtgttacccactagactactaccatccTATTCACTTACTCTCAGTGTAGCAGTCTGGAACTGTGGACTCaggctcctcttcctcttcctccaccacttCCACTATTGGTGCTTTGTCTACTGTGCTACATGTTGACGAAGCATCTCCATCTGTTTGATGAGTCTGGAAAGAGATACACACTTTGTCAGGCAAGCACTCTCCAGTTTTAACAATTACCCATAGATGCATGTGGATTCAACACATTTTGAGAGCACAGTTTACTGGtggagcagttttttttattcatgaataTTCTCCGTTGATACAGACCACCAACCTAAAAGATCTATCAGACTATGAACACACAGGTGTATCTCATCCCCTCTTTAAGCAAGAGGACGTGCCCTGGACAACAATGGAAAAGTTTATTCCACAGACAAAACACCTGAAAACATGCAATACTTGATCTGCTGCTAATACTCTGTTGCCATGTACCACATCACACCTTCTAAGGTCTTATGGAATCCATTGTTTGAAGTGTCGGAGCATGTTCAGAAGTGCAACGTACACAAAATTAGGCAGGCAGTTTTAATGATTTGGCTGATAGCTGTATATTTTTGCCTGCACCACAGGGTGTAAAGTGCGATATATTTAGCAGCATGAAGTGGACCCTAGAGCAATTGCTCACTTGCATAAATCTGCACCCATACATTGACATGGTATTCATCTTTCACTTAGGTGGCAGTTTGTCATTTTAAGAGAGGcgtaaaaagaaaagtaaaccCTTAAGCAAAACATGCATTGATACTCTGGGAAATTAaagcatgcattaaaaaaaaaaaaaaaaaaaaaaaaaaaaaaaaaaaaaaaaaaaatatatatatatatatatatatatatatatatatatatatatatatatatatatatatatatatataaaaaagactgCATGAGAGCAATTAATCATTTGAATCAAAATATCCTGTAATTGGATATTGATCTAATTTCAAGGAATTGCATTGCTGATGGttaattattatacatttttgttccaAGTCTCTTAAAACATATTTATCAAAAGTCCAATGAAAATTCAAAGGACTTGCTCACTTCTGTTGTAAGCAGCCAAGTGCCCCACTCCCAAAATTCCTCTGTCCTAGATGGTGTCTCCAGATGCTGAAATGTTTGGGGAGACACTGATCCAGGATGTCCAGTGGTGCAATGACACCAGCAGGGGAGCCAGTTTGCACTGCCACAATGCTTCTGAAGCTGCACGTCACACCTCAATGATAGTGAAGACAGTTTAGGAAATGGGAGGTTCCCTGAATTTGCTGGTTCCCTGAATTTGCTGTGTCCTTCTTTAAATGTGGAtgctttttgcatattttgcattcAAAATGTTAAGGATTATTTCATGGATAATTTCATACATGGGGGAGAGTCAGGAACAACTCCTGAAATTATGCTGGCTTATAgcaatgaacacaaacacactcccatCAGGGCAAATTTTGGAAGCTGATCCATGCTATGTAAGCAACTTCCAAAAGCATATCTTTGTAATTAATCGTTGGTTTATATATCTGTAAACTGTAAATAGACAGAGCTGTATATTTACAGCATCGTGTCTCTTAAAAAGGCAGCTGAATTTTCAAGGAACTGGTTTTATTCTTAACACTAACTTCACAGTATACTTTTTCATCCAGTTTTAAGTCAATTGGAAACTTGCTTGGGAATCGACAAGCAACAGTAATCTACCTTGTTCAATACAAGCTAATTGCTAACAATGGATGGCAAAATATGCTCCTCAAAAATATCTCACAGCCAGATGCAATCAaatctacattttaaaaagtttccaTTAGGAAAACTGATAGTATGTCAATTATGACATTATGTCAATTATGACATTATGTCATTATGTCAGTTGAATGGAAACCCAGACGTAATGGGGTGAAAAGGCAAAAGCTCCATATGCACTGGGACATGTACTGATGAATGCATTCACAAACTTTTGCAAATGCATTCACAAGATTGTGGCAAATAGTAtcagtgagtgtgcatgtgtcagAAAGTGTTCATGATGTCTGCATGCATTTCAAATTACCTTATTCTGTTCATCCCTGTCATCTTCTGAATTTCTTTCATCCTCCCCATGCATGTCAAAATCCGACTCACTTTTGGCTATTGGCACTTTGAAAGCAAGTGAATTTTTGACTAATCCATCATGAGTAACGTCATCAGCCCGTTCCCAAACACTGTCCACCTTCCTCATCTCAATGTTGTCCTCTTCACCAGAACCAATGTTGTTCATCATGATGTCTTTAGCCTTGTTGTCCTCGTCGTCCCCGCTGCTGTGCCCCTCTTTGGGCTCCTGACCCAGCATTTTTCTGAGGTTGCCAATAACCAGTGCTTTAACCCAGTCAATGCCTCTGGTGATCCTGCCAATAGCAATCTGGAGGTTGTTCTCACTCTCATCTTCTGGTGCAGAAAGGTTGTCTCCACTAAATGAGCTCAGAAGCAAGGCCAGGAAAAGGTTTAGCACCTAATTGCAGAAGAGCAGAAATCactgttattaaaaatattatgtattatgtataacCATTTTAACTAAACATATGCACCATTCTCTAAACATAGAAATACACATGATATTAAATGGATAATACTGCTAATCCAAATTGAATTATACTTGCATTTTAAGCAATATCCCATTCAGGAACAAAGAAGCTGTGTagtagttatatacatatacatgttgCATATACAAAATATGCAACATCTGAAACTGTGCTTTTCAAGTGGCTGGTTTAGTGCAGTTAGCTCATTACTGGCATAGTGTGTAAACTCTCTGAGGTCTCCATGTCCTATCAGCTTTCTGCACTTCTTACTGCCAGAAGCTCACTTGAGATGGAGTCTTCAGCACCATTCCCAAGGTCAAGTCTTAGCGGTAAAAATAGTGACTCCCACGAGAATCTGTATCAAGCTCTTAGTGTCATAGAGCAATCATCAAAACTCACCAAAGAAGCGTTAACACGATGAAATTGCTTTATGTTTGTCAAGAAAGACAACTACAGTATATGATTTACAATCTGTAATCTGTACAATCTGCTATGCAACAATTgaagaattaaattattatgGTATCATGAAACGACAATCATTTGAAGAATACTCAGCATATGAATATGTTTCTatgcaataaattaaatgaacttACCACAAGGTTTCCAATGACCATGACCATCATGAACACAATAAGACACATGGCTTGTCCAGCCACCTCCATGCAGTCCCACATTGTCTCAATCCATTCGCCACATAGCACACGGAAAATGATGAggaaagcatgaaaaaagtCTGTCATGTGCCAGCGTGGCAGTTCGCAGTCATCAGCAATCTTGCAGACACAATCTCTGTAATTCTTGCCAAAAAGCTGCATGCCCACCACAGCAAAGATGAATACGATGATGGCAAGGACAAGCGTCAGGTTACCCAGGGCACCCACTGAGTTCCCGATGATCTTGATGAGCATGTTGAGAGTAGGCCAGGATTTGGCCAGCTTGAACACACGCATCTAGCAGCAAGAGTCAcacattaatattttcattACAACTACTGCATTATAAAGAAAATCtacattaaaacattcaaaCCGTAATGGTTTCCAAAGTTGGGCAAagtaaatgtattcattaataTGATTTTTACAGTACCTGTATGAAAgtgtttaagtgaaagtgattgtgatacacatagAAAAGCACAAGGAAACTCAtgataccttgctcaagggtatCTCAGTGTCACCATGGCAgttcgggattagaaccggcaaccttccagttaCAAGTCCTTTTCcgtacctgctaggccaccacttccccacttCCCACACTTAGAATGATGTTGATATATTTTCTACTAATGTAACTAAATTctaaatactaaatatacaTTCTTTAATTTTGTACTCTGAATACATATATCACTACTTATTTACTGTTACATCTTAACcctgatattttttatataataatatcacaaagacttaacacacattaataagaataagaatGCACATACCAAACGGAAGGACCGGAGTACAGACAGACCCTGAACATTAGCCAGGCCCAGCTCTACCAGGCTCATGGTGACAATGATGCTATCAAAGATGTTCCAGCCCACCTGGAAGTAGTAATATGGATCCAGGGCAATGAGCTTGAGAACCATCTCAGCAGTGAAGATCCCAGTAAATACCTTAAAACCGAAGGCCAAAGTTGAACACAGAGACTAAATCGATTAATGGTCTATAATCAAAGCACTACTCTTGCAGTGCTGTTGTCTTACCAGGTTTCCCACTGTTAACACCTCCTCAAACTCGGGGGTCATAGGAAAGTGCTCCATTGCCATGAACACAGTGTTCAGCACAATACAAATGGTGATTCCCAAGTCGACAAAAGGATCCATCACCACAAGGCAGACCCACTTTTTCAAGGTAACCCATGGTCCACAGCAATCCCACTTCAAGAAAATATCTGCAAATTTATACCAGCAAGGTGGACAGGGTCTCTGGAGATCCTCCATTTCTGTTAACACAGAGCATAATTATTCTTAAAATGGTTGGATTTCtccgaaaaaaataaaaacatgtctcaATTTGCAACAATATATGCGAAGACATGAAATATCTGTCTATACCACTGATAGAGACATTTTGCCCTGACATCTGGAGAATGAAAGCCATTAGCTCATAGTGATTGCAGTCATGCCACAAATGCATTGGCATTTGAAATTTTAGCCAAGCAGTATTACTACTGTGAAAAGTCCCAGTCCCCTACTTGTGTGTTCTACTGCCCTTTGAGACTGACCTCCATAGATCATGTTGCAATTTGTGAATTAGGCTACTAACAGCACAGAAGAAACCACTGCCACTGACAATTATCATAAATGTACCTTCCAGTGCATCACTCTCTGCGCTCATTACACTGGATTTCCTCTGATGTGTTTCTGGTTCGTTGAGGTTGTCCATGCTACCCTTGGGTCTGTTGGGCTGTACAACCACAGTAGCAGACAGTGTAAGAGAAAGGGGTTTAAATAAATTTACCAACACCCAAATATAGAGATTATAGGGTTATAAATGAAGCGTGGCATCTAAAGGGGAAGGTCTCACCTCTCCATCTTTCAAGACTTTCTTGCTGTTGGGATCCTCTGAGTCATCGTCTCCACTTTTCTCATTAATATATGACAGTGAAATCTTGCTACTGGAAACTTGTGCATGTTTCTGTTGGGTATCCAAACATGTTCTTAATTTCCCTTTTCTGGACAGTTACCATAATTACAGCTGCATATGTTACAACTTATCAGTGATTTTGTTAATGGTAAAGAGAATAGTTGAACTAACCTCAGCTTCATGTTTTTTCACCTGTTCCATAATCATGGCATACTCTTCTTCTTTTGCTTTGGCCTCAGCAATGGTTGCCTCGTTTTGCTCTGCATAAGCCATGGCAACCACTGCAAGAATCAGGTTGATCAAGTAGAAGGAGCCAAGGAAGATGATGATCACAAAGAAGATCATGTAGGTCTTCCCCGCAGCTCTCAGGGTCTGAAAATACAATGCACGATGAATACCATTTCTCAGTCTGTTACACATTCTTCTCATTTGGAACTGCTTCCACCataataaattctttaaaaatcagaggatgtgatttttatggatttttttctcattttgtctctcatagttgaggtataccaatgatgaaaattacaggcctctctcatctttttaagtggtagaacttgcacaattggtggctgactaaatacttttttgccccactgtagaTGCCATACAACCAATAACATGACAACTCAATGGTTTGCACACTGAATAAAATGGATTCTTGGGGTTAACTCACCAGCTGAAACAGATTCTCCCAGAAGTCTTGAGTCATTAGCCGAAACAGGGCAAGGAAAGCCCAGCCAAAGCTGTCATAGCTTGTGTAGCCATAGTTGGGATTCCTCCCAGctttcatacatacatatcCAGGAGGGCAAAGTCTGTTAATAGAACATAAGAGAACATAAGAGAGGGCAGATTATAAAGCCCCACCCAAAGTTTGGttctaaaacatattttttaaatctccaAATTTCATGATATGAAGATATGTATTACATACACATATTTAACATCAAATCCATATATATAAACCTACCCAGCATCTGAACTGTTTCCACAGAGAAGGGGGTCAGCTTGGCCATCCAGAAAATAATAGTGATCTGAAGAATTAGGTGAGATGTAGATCAGCAAAACAGCATGTTGTGTATATCTGCATTTATCTTATATCTAAATTAAGCAATACCTTCATTGTTTATGTAATCATTAAAATCAAAGGTATTGTTGCCGATGGTCGTATTGTagctttcagtagaattgcttTCCTCCCAGGTGATGTTAAAGGGCGGAGGCCACAACACACACTTCTGCCTCAGATTTCCCATAAAAAGTTGAAGGCCAATAAGGGCAAATACACTGAGGCAGAAAATGGTGAGGATCATCACATCTGCCAGCTTCTTAACTGACTGGATCAGTGCACCTACAATGGTTTTTAGTCCTGGTGGGGAAAGTAAGAAGAGAGGAATTCATGACTCATGCATTGAAGAAAAAATAGGTATTGCATAGCTAAATGTCTTGAATATTGACCGTGCAGTTTAAAAATagatgctgctgcatttgtcaCTAAAGAAGGACCATGGTCAGGTCTTGTGAACCTCTTTACACCTCAAACTCAAACTAGCCCTCGTGTAATTCACTGCGCTTCTTTAATCCAATATATTCCAATAAGCCTGTGAATTTTGTGGCTCCTCCATTTTGGTGCACATACCGGGAATTACAGTAATTGTTTTCAAGGCACGGAGAACTCTGAACGTCCTGAGCGCCGATACATTGCCCAGGTCGACAAACTCTGTCAGGTACCTGTGGAAAAGAGCAGCTCTTTAAAAAggcatcaataaataaatattgcctCCCTTGGCCTGCTTTACAGAGGTAGTAAAAGGCCAGATTCAGTAGAGGCTATATTTAAACTAGGGCAACCGTGTACTTCTGAAGGCAAATGTCACTATTATCTGATCATGCACAACTGATGACAAGACAATGATGGCACCAGACAAGAGTTCTGTGAACAGTAAGAACCCAAAAcctaatttagatttttttggtaGAATTATTATAGCTACTTTGTGGTAGCTATAATACAACTTTACAATTAAAATAGTTGTTTAGGACAGTAATTCTCTATTATATACTGTccattaagataaaaaaaactgtggacTTTGATTTGTCTCTTTCCTTTCCTAAACAATTAGTTGAAACCTGCTAAGTCAAAGTATCATCTCTACGAAGCCTAAAACCACTGTTTAAAGCAGACCTAGTATTACCCTTAACTTtctatgcaaaaaaacattattgttgTATGTAGAGGGAAGCATGCAGAACAACACGGTTCAGTCAGTTCTGCCAGTGCAAGTGGGAAACCAGCATGGATGCAACACACTTTACACCTATAGGATGTTGTAAACACCCTGACCTTTGGCTTCTGGTCATTCTTGACTGCGTTGAGTGTGTATATAGATACGTATACACATATGAACACCCAGCTTCTTTTGACTGACAGGCCTGTTTCCTGCACTCAACTGTTAACAGAGACACCGCTGTGACTGTGAAAGTCTGGGGTTTGAAGTTACAGGAGCACCACACTTCCGACCATACTTACGCCATACTTATGACCATGAAGTCAAGCCAGTTCCATGGATCACGTAGGAATGTGAAATCTCCAATACAGAACCCCCTGGACAAGACTTTGATTGTTGCCTCAAAGGTATAAATTCCAGTAAAAACATATCTGGAACAAATGAGCACAACATTCAGCTCTAAGGCCACTGTTATTTTTTATCAATAATGCCTGAATGACATCAAACTTACTCTACAATTTTACTCCATGCTGGAGGGTTGCTCAATGTCATGAAGACACAGTTTGCTAGAATGGTAATCATGATGAACATGCTAAACAATTTATATCAAAGTTAAGGATCAAAGACACAATCAAAAAGTTTCAATGTGGCTAAGACTTTGCTAAAACAACTGAATTCGGAATCAACAACATTTAAATATCGCTAAAAAGTATGACTTTACATGTAGTGACAGTCATGTAACATGAATAAGGATATGAATGTATGAGAATTCTGATGGCTCCTCTTCTAACAATACTGAAAGGGGTTAGAATGTAGCATGCAGGTTCTGCGTTGAACCTGTAGATAGTATTCCCTTTGGAGACAACAATGAAGGTCTGTGGGAAAACAAGAattctgaaattaaattataaacCATTATAATCTCTTTGGTGCATATATGTTGTTTTGAACTGTGTTAAATGATGAATATATATGGTTAAATAGTACATAGTGACACGAATCAACATTTGTCCAGAACCAGGTGatgcatttaaacaaagttacagaCTTACATAAAGAGCAGAGACAGAACAGGCTGCATAAAGTGCATACATGGGATACAGGCAgtgcaaaaataatatttaacaaaacttgtagacaacaaagaagtGAGGCAGTCTTAACAGTAGTGTAAGGTGGCAAGTAAAAATCGTGCAAAGTGCAAATGGACTGACTTTCTGGGCTTTGTAGAACGGATCCAGTTCTTCTAGTGGTACATTCAGCAACTCAGGTGGAGGGTCTCCATAAATGAAAGGCAGGGCCTTCCCAGCCTCCAAGTCACTGTTGGGCTTGGGCAAGCTGTCTTCATCCACCTCAACATTCAAGGCCTTGTTTCTCTGTTGTTCCTCGGCTTCCTCGGCCATGCGCTGCTCAATCTCAGCCAGCGACTCTGCTGTGAAGCGGCGGAACACATCGCTGCCTGTGGGAAGGGGCAGCCCTGCCATCTTTGCATTCTGCTGGGTG
Protein-coding regions in this window:
- the scn4ab gene encoding sodium channel protein type 4 subunit alpha B, with the translated sequence MAGLPLPTGSDVFRRFTAESLAEIEQRMAEEAEEQQRNKALNVEVDEDSLPKPNSDLEAGKALPFIYGDPPPELLNVPLEELDPFYKAQKTFIVVSKGNTIYRFNAEPACYILTPFSIVRRGAIRILIHSLFSMFIMITILANCVFMTLSNPPAWSKIVEYVFTGIYTFEATIKVLSRGFCIGDFTFLRDPWNWLDFMVISMAYLTEFVDLGNVSALRTFRVLRALKTITVIPGLKTIVGALIQSVKKLADVMILTIFCLSVFALIGLQLFMGNLRQKCVLWPPPFNITWEESNSTESYNTTIGNNTFDFNDYINNEDHYYFLDGQADPLLCGNSSDAGLCPPGYVCMKAGRNPNYGYTSYDSFGWAFLALFRLMTQDFWENLFQLTLRAAGKTYMIFFVIIIFLGSFYLINLILAVVAMAYAEQNEATIAEAKAKEEEYAMIMEQVKKHEAEKHAQVSSSKISLSYINEKSGDDDSEDPNSKKVLKDGEPNRPKGSMDNLNEPETHQRKSSVMSAESDALEEMEDLQRPCPPCWYKFADIFLKWDCCGPWVTLKKWVCLVVMDPFVDLGITICIVLNTVFMAMEHFPMTPEFEEVLTVGNLVFTGIFTAEMVLKLIALDPYYYFQVGWNIFDSIIVTMSLVELGLANVQGLSVLRSFRLMRVFKLAKSWPTLNMLIKIIGNSVGALGNLTLVLAIIVFIFAVVGMQLFGKNYRDCVCKIADDCELPRWHMTDFFHAFLIIFRVLCGEWIETMWDCMEVAGQAMCLIVFMMVMVIGNLVVLNLFLALLLSSFSGDNLSAPEDESENNLQIAIGRITRGIDWVKALVIGNLRKMLGQEPKEGHSSGDDEDNKAKDIMMNNIGSGEEDNIEMRKVDSVWERADDVTHDGLVKNSLAFKVPIAKSESDFDMHGEDERNSEDDRDEQNKTHQTDGDASSTCSTVDKAPIVEVVEEEEEEPESTVPDCYTEKCIRRCPCLDIDVTQGKGKSWWIFRRTCYAIVEHNYFETFIIFMILLSSGALAFEDIYIEQRRVIKIILEYADQVFTYVFIFEMLLKWVAYGFKTYFTNAWCWLDFLIVDVSLISLTANILGYSELGAIKSLRTLRALRPLRALSRFEGMRVVVNALVGAIPSIFNVLLVCLIFWLIFSIMGVNLFAGKFYRCVNSTSDELLAAEEVNNKTECLELMEAGLDVRWVNLKVTYDNVGMGYLSLLQVATFKGWMDIMYGAVDSRDINEQPVYEANLYMYLYFVIFIIFGSFFTLNLFIGVIIDNFNQQKSKLGDKDIFMTEEQKKYYNAMKKLGSKKPQKPVPRPTNKFAALCFDLVTKQFFDIFIMILICLNMVTMMVETDEQSPEKEEILYLVNLVFIVIFTSECFLKMIALRHHFFAVGWNIFDFIVVFLSIAGIMLADIIEKYFVSPTLFRVIRLARIGRVLRLIRGAKGIRTLLFALMMSLPALFNIGLLLFLIMFIFSIFGMSNFAYVKKDGMIDDMFNFETFGNSIICLFMITTSAGWDGLLSPILNSGPPDCDPDLENPGSDVLGNCGSPAVGIVFFCSYIVMSFLVVVNMYIAIILENFNVATEESGDPLCEDDFEMFYETWEKFDPVASQFIQYHELSDFCDTLKDPLRIPKPNILKLTTMDLPMVPGDKIHCLDVLLALTAEVLGDSGGMDTLKASMEEKFMANNPSKASYEPITTTLRRKHEDMSAGIIQKAWRSHILKRSLKQASYMYREKKRLIKEDEEPPEKEGMIALKMGKLYGPAATTTTRPAPRPAVTFNKKRVRLQNEFKLHSAPFNLPDSSEFVENLKESDV